In the Nitrospira sp. genome, one interval contains:
- a CDS encoding carbonic anhydrase, with translation MYRYLKLSLSLNLILLGFILTGYVGPSVKTTFMPDVEAPVIGNHTRIHPLGIVIGSVTLGDRVFVAPAASVRGDEGRHIHIGNDSNVQDGVVVHGLETFEGDHELPENEVEVDGKPYSVYIGDRVSLAHQSQVHGPAKVGNDTFVGMQALVFRAELGNRVVVEPGAKIIGVKVPSGRYVPALSVVTTQDVADNLPLITDRYPYRNLNDGVVHVNVQLAEARQPQAIAR, from the coding sequence ATGTACCGTTACCTGAAACTGTCCCTCTCCCTTAATCTCATCCTGCTCGGCTTCATCCTCACCGGCTATGTCGGCCCCAGCGTGAAGACCACGTTCATGCCGGACGTCGAAGCGCCGGTCATCGGGAATCACACCAGGATTCATCCCCTCGGCATCGTCATCGGCTCGGTGACGCTCGGAGATCGCGTGTTCGTCGCGCCCGCCGCGTCGGTCCGTGGTGATGAAGGGCGGCACATCCATATCGGCAACGATAGCAATGTGCAGGACGGAGTCGTGGTTCATGGCCTGGAGACCTTCGAAGGCGACCACGAACTTCCGGAGAACGAGGTCGAGGTGGACGGCAAGCCCTATTCGGTATACATCGGAGACCGCGTGTCGCTGGCTCACCAATCGCAGGTCCATGGGCCGGCCAAGGTCGGCAATGACACCTTTGTCGGGATGCAGGCGCTGGTCTTTCGCGCGGAGTTGGGCAATCGTGTCGTGGTCGAACCGGGAGCCAAAATCATCGGGGTCAAGGTGCCTTCAGGGCGGTATGTGCCGGCGCTCTCGGTTGTCACAACCCAGGATGTGGCTGATAACCTGCCGCTGATCACGGATCGCTATCCCTATCGAAACTTGAATGACGGAGTGGTCCACGTCAATGTTCAGCTCGCCGAAGCCCGGCAACCGCAAGCGATTGCTCGGTAG
- a CDS encoding antibiotic biosynthesis monooxygenase: MPHVLIIHEVEAYPAWKVVFDRAADIRKHAGEIRYQLLRHDRDANSIVHFSEWSSLEQARRFFESPELVEIRKQAGVKAPEFLYLHEIERGVL, encoded by the coding sequence ATGCCACACGTGTTGATCATTCATGAGGTCGAGGCCTACCCGGCCTGGAAAGTCGTGTTCGACAGGGCTGCCGACATCAGAAAACACGCAGGTGAGATCAGGTACCAACTTCTCCGGCATGACCGGGACGCAAACTCGATCGTGCATTTCTCCGAGTGGTCGTCCCTGGAGCAGGCGCGTCGGTTCTTCGAGTCGCCCGAATTGGTGGAAATCCGGAAACAGGCCGGCGTGAAAGCCCCCGAGTTTCTCTATCTCCACGAGATCGAACGAGGCGTGCTGTAG